A window from Onychostoma macrolepis isolate SWU-2019 chromosome 07, ASM1243209v1, whole genome shotgun sequence encodes these proteins:
- the LOC131543340 gene encoding L-selectin-like, which translates to MEQIWLRLFSISGLLSLTLCQPQEYILIQQLMTWENAQKYCRTHHNDLATVQSNEDWTRLKEAADEKQFSSYAWIGLFNDINGWRWSYNEESLVFKNWAFDQPDNFFEREECVSMYLEGKWSDYYCTAELNFVCYDGEKHAQSLFTDAH; encoded by the exons ATGGAACAAATTTGGCTTCGACTCTTTTCTATTTCAG GACTGCTGTCATTAACTCTGTGTCAACCACAAGAGTATATTCTGATCCAGCAGTTAATGACGTGGGAAAATGCACAGAAATACTGCAGGACGCACCATAATGATCTGGCCACCGTTCAGAGTAATGAAGACTGGACGCGTCTGAAAGAAGCTGCAGATGAAAAACAGTTCTCTTCATACGCCTGGATCGGTCTGTTCAACGACATCAACGGCTGGCGCTGGTCTTACAACGAGGAGAGTCTGGTGTTCAAGAACTGGGCTTTTGACCAACCAGATAACTTCTTTGAACGAGAAGAGTGTGTCAGCATGTATTTGGAAGGAAAATGGTCTGATTACTACTGCACCGCTGAATTGAATTTTGTGTGTTACGACGGTGAGAAACACGCACAGTCACTCTTTACTGATGCTCATTAA